From a single Gammaproteobacteria bacterium genomic region:
- a CDS encoding BatD family protein codes for MVIQYFSKFILLMLLALLLSNIASAQNVTARIDRTQIQEYESVWLIIRSSSSSSQSPDLAPLEKDFDVLGQSKSSSVNIVNGKMESNSEWSINLMPKRTGELQIPPIAIGDDFTSPITLKVKPASNLSDSNENRNIFIETEVEERQVYVQSQIAYTVKLLYSVGLDGGSLTEPELKNAVIERLGEDISYDTERNGQHYKVIERRYAIFPQNSGELIIPAIEFNGQIIDGSRQPQRRNIFDPFGRQQTRPVRLKSEAVRMTVLPQPDQSTAWIPARKLTLLEQWSPKTPEFRVGEPVTRTIQIQAEGLSASLLPEITLPAVDGIKIYPDQPVTENKTDGSWMTGTRQEKIAMIPTTAGSLTLPEINITWWNTQTKKAQVATLPARNIEVLPALTNGQTEQPVTLTPPSSLLDPTANTNFSSQPPKIDQFPWYWLTLFFGIAWLVTLVAWWKAKHSTQISTPAQVVNGINNSSLRSVKKALKTACNNNDSRQARTALLNWANIVWPTTQWTGLNSIAQQFNNPSLQSAITELDQNLYSNDADTWNGKILWDLISKQEWPKKNSASSHTVLSPLYPMGK; via the coding sequence ATGGTAATACAATACTTTTCAAAATTTATTTTATTGATGCTTCTGGCTTTACTATTAAGCAATATAGCCAGTGCCCAAAACGTCACTGCCCGTATTGATCGCACACAAATTCAGGAGTATGAATCTGTGTGGTTGATCATTCGTAGCAGTAGCAGCTCATCTCAAAGCCCTGACCTTGCACCACTAGAAAAGGATTTTGACGTATTAGGACAGTCCAAAAGCAGCTCAGTCAATATCGTTAATGGCAAGATGGAGTCCAATAGCGAATGGTCTATTAATCTGATGCCTAAACGCACGGGCGAGCTACAGATTCCTCCTATTGCTATTGGAGATGATTTTACAAGCCCGATCACTCTTAAAGTGAAACCGGCCAGCAATCTCTCTGACAGCAATGAAAACCGTAATATTTTCATTGAAACAGAAGTCGAAGAGCGACAAGTTTATGTGCAAAGCCAAATTGCCTATACCGTGAAACTTCTATATTCAGTCGGACTTGATGGCGGTAGCCTTACAGAGCCTGAGCTTAAAAATGCGGTCATTGAGCGCTTGGGTGAAGATATCTCTTATGATACGGAGCGAAACGGACAGCATTACAAAGTCATTGAACGACGTTATGCGATTTTTCCACAAAACAGTGGTGAACTCATTATTCCAGCGATTGAATTCAATGGTCAGATTATTGATGGTAGTCGCCAACCACAGCGCCGTAATATTTTTGATCCATTTGGACGACAGCAGACACGCCCAGTACGCCTTAAATCAGAAGCAGTGCGTATGACAGTGTTACCTCAACCTGACCAGAGTACGGCCTGGATTCCTGCACGTAAATTAACATTATTAGAGCAGTGGTCTCCCAAAACACCTGAATTTCGAGTCGGCGAACCCGTCACCCGAACAATTCAAATACAAGCGGAAGGATTAAGCGCTTCACTACTTCCTGAAATCACGTTGCCAGCAGTTGATGGCATCAAAATCTACCCTGATCAGCCAGTGACTGAAAACAAAACAGATGGCAGCTGGATGACAGGAACACGCCAGGAAAAAATTGCGATGATTCCAACGACTGCGGGTTCGCTGACACTGCCTGAAATCAATATCACATGGTGGAACACCCAAACTAAAAAAGCTCAGGTCGCCACACTTCCCGCTCGTAACATTGAAGTATTACCCGCTCTAACCAATGGACAAACAGAACAACCTGTCACACTCACACCGCCCTCTTCACTTCTCGACCCCACTGCAAACACGAATTTTTCATCTCAACCACCAAAAATAGATCAGTTTCCGTGGTATTGGCTCACTCTGTTTTTTGGTATCGCATGGCTGGTTACATTAGTTGCCTGGTGGAAGGCCAAACATTCGACACAGATATCAACCCCTGCTCAGGTCGTAAATGGTATAAATAACTCTTCATTAAGAAGCGTGAAAAAAGCATTGAAAACAGCTTGTAATAATAATGATAGCCGACAAGCACGTACCGCCCTGTTGAACTGGGCAAATATCGTATGGCCTACAACTCAATGGACAGGGCTCAACAGCATTGCCCAGCAATTTAATAATCCATCCCTACAAAGTGCTATTACAGAACTTGATCAAAATCTTTATTCGAATGATGCTGACACATGGAATGGAAAAATCTTATGGGATCTGATTTCAAAGCAAGAGTGGCCCAAGAAAAATTCTGCATCCTCTCATACAGTACTTTCCCCTCTTTACCCAATGGGAAAGTAA
- a CDS encoding universal stress protein, which translates to MQRFKNILYVAVPGSVSEAALERAISLANMNQARLTVVDVIDKMPSNIKLPDGVPSPEEFQAKRVTKHQQALEERIVSRSKNIKIQTKVLVGISFLEIIHDILRNGHDLVIKEAESGGLLDRVFGSNDMHLLRKCPCPVWLVKPESPKVYRRILAAVDVDDYFPSKELNTRHLLNLQILEMASSLALAESTELHIVHTWEAVEEGVMRHAFVDLPEEKIAAHIEEERQQHRRNLNALMNETVNKLGQNALEYIKPQVHLLKGYPRKNIPELAREIKADLIVMGTVARTGISGFFMGNTAETILNRLDCSVLAIKPPGFETPVALELED; encoded by the coding sequence ATGCAAAGATTCAAAAATATTCTTTATGTTGCTGTGCCTGGCTCGGTCAGTGAAGCTGCGTTGGAACGTGCTATAAGCTTGGCAAACATGAATCAGGCTCGTCTTACGGTTGTCGATGTCATTGATAAAATGCCGTCTAACATAAAGCTGCCCGATGGTGTTCCGTCTCCAGAAGAGTTCCAGGCAAAGAGAGTTACGAAGCATCAACAGGCACTGGAAGAGCGGATTGTTTCCAGGAGCAAAAATATCAAAATTCAAACCAAGGTGCTTGTGGGTATATCGTTTCTGGAAATCATCCACGATATTCTTCGCAATGGGCATGACTTGGTGATCAAAGAGGCTGAAAGTGGTGGACTGCTGGATCGGGTATTTGGTAGTAATGACATGCACTTGTTACGCAAATGCCCGTGTCCGGTATGGTTAGTCAAACCGGAGTCACCCAAAGTATATCGCCGCATCCTGGCCGCAGTGGATGTCGATGACTATTTTCCGTCAAAAGAGTTAAATACAAGACATTTGCTTAATCTTCAAATTCTTGAAATGGCGAGTTCATTGGCGCTGGCTGAATCGACCGAACTGCATATTGTTCATACGTGGGAGGCGGTTGAAGAGGGGGTTATGCGACATGCATTTGTAGACTTGCCGGAAGAAAAAATCGCAGCCCATATCGAAGAGGAAAGACAACAACACAGGCGTAATTTGAATGCGCTGATGAATGAGACGGTTAATAAATTAGGTCAGAACGCTTTGGAATATATCAAACCTCAAGTACATCTACTTAAAGGCTATCCACGCAAAAATATTCCAGAGCTTGCCCGAGAAATTAAAGCGGATCTCATTGTCATGGGAACCGTCGCTCGCACGGGTATCTCCGGATTTTTTATGGGTAATACGGCAGAAACTATTCTCAACCGGCTCGATTGCTCGGTACTTGCGATTAAACCACCGGGATTCGAGACTCCAGTTGCTCTGGAGCTGGAGGACTAA
- a CDS encoding cation-transporting P-type ATPase — translation MTIEWLIIFSVLLILAAVVAHQLHRAFKNPNNPSDESLSVSNNWHADSEKIVFESLETTPDGLSKKEVSSRLVRHGKNRLPESKSRGPLVRFFYQFHNILIYVLMAAGAVTAMLGHWVDASVISAVVVLNAVIGFVQEGKAESALKAIRQMLSLNAMVLRDGRQTTIRAEDLVPGDIVLLQSGDKVPADLRLFHLKSLQTQESVLTGESMAVEKITEPVAQEAMIGDRRCIAYSGTLVTHGQGRGVVVATGIQTEIGRISKLVSEVTSVTTPLLRQMAQFGRWLTVVILVLAMITFAFGILLRDYLAAEMFLAAVSLAVAAIPEGLPAIMTITLAIGVQRMAKRNAIIRKLPAVETLGAVTVICSDKTGTLTRNEMTVRTIVTAESLFELGGTGYDPHGAISLAGSDVLAEEKPLLLEMARAAMLCNDASLEQSNDEWLVHGDPMEGALLVSSLKAGLDIETEVKQYPRTDLIPFESEHRFMATLHHSHTGDAFIFLKGAPERLLEMCAHQRTDAGEQPLDSSYWLARIEEMARQGQRVLAIAIKPVSHEQVELTFSDVENGLIMLGLFGMIDPPREEAIDAVRQCSQAGIRVKMITGDHGATARAIAQQLNLINADEVITGQELELMSEGELRQRVQDVDVYARVNPEHKLLLVRLMQEQGLIVAMTGDGVNDAPALKRADVGTAMGHNGTEAAKEAAEMVLADDNFASITHAVEEGRTVYDNLKKAILFILPTNGGQALIILAAILFGFHQLPLTPVQILWVNMVTAVTLALSLAFEPPEQSVMQRPPRDAHEPILTRHLIWRIIFVSFILMGGTMAMFLWEIKQGASIEYARTVAVNTLVMFEIFYLFNSRYISASVFNWAGFTGNRYVLMTIVILIIFQLGFTYLPPMQALFGTTAIDLSMWLKILFVSSSVLFLVELEKYFVRRMERNRIDSGG, via the coding sequence ATGACTATCGAATGGCTGATTATTTTTTCTGTGTTGCTCATTTTGGCTGCTGTGGTTGCACATCAATTACATAGAGCATTTAAAAACCCAAATAACCCGTCAGATGAGTCGCTTTCGGTATCTAATAATTGGCATGCTGATAGCGAAAAAATAGTTTTTGAGTCACTCGAGACAACACCCGATGGCCTATCCAAAAAAGAGGTCAGTAGCAGGCTTGTCAGGCATGGGAAAAATCGCCTTCCTGAATCAAAATCTCGTGGGCCACTGGTGCGGTTTTTCTACCAGTTCCATAATATATTGATCTATGTATTGATGGCCGCAGGCGCTGTTACAGCCATGCTGGGGCATTGGGTGGATGCTAGTGTCATTTCTGCTGTGGTTGTTCTTAATGCAGTGATCGGGTTTGTGCAAGAGGGTAAGGCCGAGAGTGCATTGAAAGCGATACGGCAGATGCTCTCTCTTAATGCCATGGTGCTGCGTGATGGCCGACAAACAACCATTCGTGCCGAAGATTTGGTGCCTGGTGATATCGTGTTATTGCAATCAGGCGACAAAGTGCCAGCAGATTTGCGCTTGTTTCATCTCAAAAGCCTTCAAACTCAGGAGTCAGTATTGACTGGTGAGTCGATGGCGGTGGAAAAAATCACAGAGCCTGTCGCCCAGGAAGCCATGATCGGTGATCGTCGTTGCATCGCTTATTCGGGCACGTTGGTAACTCACGGTCAGGGTCGTGGTGTGGTGGTAGCGACTGGGATACAAACCGAGATTGGTCGTATCAGCAAACTGGTATCAGAAGTAACTTCCGTAACCACTCCGCTGTTACGTCAAATGGCTCAGTTTGGCCGCTGGTTGACCGTCGTTATTTTGGTGCTTGCCATGATTACCTTCGCATTCGGCATACTGCTGCGCGACTATTTGGCTGCTGAAATGTTTCTTGCCGCAGTCAGTCTGGCGGTGGCCGCGATCCCCGAAGGATTGCCTGCCATCATGACCATCACACTGGCGATCGGTGTGCAACGTATGGCCAAACGTAATGCCATTATTCGCAAGTTACCGGCTGTAGAGACGCTGGGCGCGGTCACCGTGATTTGCTCGGATAAAACAGGCACTTTGACCCGCAACGAAATGACTGTGCGCACCATTGTCACCGCCGAGAGTCTGTTTGAGCTGGGCGGTACGGGTTACGATCCTCACGGGGCAATATCACTGGCTGGCAGCGATGTGCTGGCGGAAGAAAAACCGCTATTGCTGGAGATGGCTCGAGCCGCGATGCTTTGTAATGACGCATCGCTGGAACAAAGTAATGATGAATGGCTTGTCCATGGTGACCCCATGGAAGGGGCATTGCTGGTATCAAGCTTAAAGGCAGGGCTGGATATTGAAACTGAGGTCAAACAATATCCACGCACGGATCTTATTCCATTTGAGTCTGAGCATCGTTTTATGGCAACGCTGCATCACAGCCATACCGGTGATGCTTTTATTTTTCTCAAGGGTGCGCCTGAACGTTTGCTGGAGATGTGTGCTCACCAGAGAACGGATGCTGGTGAGCAGCCTCTGGATAGCAGCTACTGGCTGGCGCGTATTGAAGAGATGGCTCGGCAAGGTCAACGTGTATTAGCTATTGCCATCAAGCCAGTGAGTCATGAGCAGGTGGAGCTCACATTCAGTGATGTAGAAAACGGCCTGATTATGCTGGGTCTGTTTGGCATGATTGACCCGCCTCGTGAGGAAGCAATTGATGCTGTGCGTCAATGCAGTCAGGCGGGTATCCGGGTGAAGATGATTACAGGTGATCACGGCGCTACTGCTCGTGCTATCGCCCAGCAACTCAACCTCATCAATGCCGATGAAGTCATTACCGGACAGGAACTCGAATTAATGAGTGAGGGTGAATTGCGGCAGCGTGTGCAGGATGTTGATGTGTATGCACGCGTTAATCCTGAGCATAAGCTGCTTCTCGTCAGGCTGATGCAGGAGCAGGGTTTGATTGTAGCGATGACGGGGGATGGCGTAAATGATGCGCCCGCTTTGAAACGTGCTGATGTGGGTACTGCCATGGGTCACAACGGCACAGAAGCGGCCAAGGAAGCTGCTGAAATGGTACTTGCCGATGATAATTTCGCTTCAATCACCCATGCCGTAGAAGAGGGACGCACGGTTTACGATAATCTCAAAAAGGCCATCTTGTTCATTCTTCCGACGAATGGGGGACAAGCACTGATTATTCTTGCCGCGATTTTGTTTGGTTTTCACCAGCTACCGTTAACGCCAGTACAGATTCTATGGGTGAATATGGTGACGGCAGTGACGTTAGCGCTGTCACTGGCATTTGAGCCGCCCGAACAAAGTGTCATGCAGCGCCCGCCCCGTGATGCCCATGAACCCATACTTACTCGTCACCTTATTTGGCGGATCATCTTTGTATCCTTCATTTTGATGGGGGGAACAATGGCGATGTTTCTGTGGGAAATTAAACAAGGTGCCAGCATCGAATATGCACGTACAGTGGCTGTGAATACATTGGTCATGTTCGAAATCTTCTATTTGTTCAATTCTCGTTATATCTCCGCATCGGTATTTAATTGGGCAGGGTTCACAGGCAATCGCTATGTGCTTATGACCATTGTTATACTCATCATTTTCCAGCTTGGCTTTACTTACCTACCGCCAATGCAGGCTTTATTTGGAACGACGGCAATCGACTTGAGTATGTGGTTAAAAATTCTGTTCGTCTCCTCCTCGGTACTGTTTTTAGTTGAGTTGGAAAAATATTTTGTACGGCGTATGGAAAGAAATAGAATAGATAGTGGAGGATAA
- a CDS encoding cation:proton antiporter yields the protein MTPVFGDVFTEMAVLLLMAAIIGAIGVRLRQPLIVAFIVVGILVGPSVLGWVSANDQVDLLAKLGIALLLFVVGLKLDLRIIRTMGLVALATGLGQVLFTSTIGYFIAISLGMSPITALYVAVALTFSSTIIIVKLLSDKREVDTLHGRIAIGFLIVQDIVVVLVMIGLTAVGEAADASALGQEAIEVLIKGGLFIIVIGLLMRYVLTPLLHQLARSPELLVLFAIAWAVALGAAGAHLGFSKEVGAFLAGVSLASTSYREVIGARLVSLRDFLLLFFFIDLGAGLDLSMLGTQMVPAILLSLFVLIGNPLIVMIILGAMGYRKRTGFLAGLTVAQISEFSLILGALGLSLGHINAETMGLITLVGLITISASTYMILYSHPIYERLSPWLGVFERKRAYREEGREMIDDENRVDVILFGLGRFGSAIARELRQRGHKVLSVDFDPDLVRRQEEGGYAVRYGDAEDPEFLATLPLGQVRWVLSSLREMPVNLSLLHGLREQGFSGCIAVTAHTSHDADLLKGSGADQVLIPYADAAAEVADNLFGTSDKQRQP from the coding sequence ATGACTCCCGTATTTGGTGATGTCTTTACTGAAATGGCGGTGTTGCTACTGATGGCGGCCATTATTGGTGCTATTGGTGTACGGCTGCGTCAACCACTGATTGTCGCTTTTATCGTGGTTGGTATTCTGGTGGGACCGTCGGTACTTGGTTGGGTGTCAGCAAATGATCAGGTCGATCTGTTGGCCAAGCTGGGTATTGCACTGTTGTTGTTTGTGGTTGGACTCAAGCTGGATCTGCGTATCATCCGCACCATGGGTCTGGTGGCATTGGCCACCGGATTGGGGCAAGTCTTATTCACTTCTACCATCGGCTACTTTATTGCCATTTCTCTAGGGATGTCTCCGATAACCGCTCTGTATGTGGCAGTAGCACTGACCTTCTCCAGTACCATTATTATCGTCAAACTGCTGTCTGACAAACGTGAGGTGGATACACTGCACGGACGCATCGCCATCGGTTTCCTTATCGTTCAAGATATCGTGGTCGTGCTGGTGATGATTGGCCTGACTGCGGTGGGCGAGGCTGCTGATGCCTCTGCACTGGGTCAGGAAGCCATTGAAGTATTGATCAAGGGCGGCCTATTTATCATCGTCATTGGCTTGTTGATGCGCTATGTATTGACACCGCTGCTGCATCAATTGGCTCGTTCACCGGAGCTGCTGGTGTTGTTCGCCATTGCCTGGGCGGTGGCGCTGGGTGCGGCAGGCGCACATCTGGGTTTCAGCAAGGAAGTGGGTGCCTTTCTCGCCGGTGTATCGCTGGCCTCTACCTCTTACCGCGAGGTCATCGGCGCGCGCCTAGTGAGTTTGCGTGATTTTTTACTGCTGTTCTTTTTCATTGACCTGGGAGCTGGGCTGGATCTTTCAATGCTCGGTACACAGATGGTGCCAGCCATTCTGCTGTCACTATTCGTACTTATCGGTAATCCGTTGATCGTGATGATTATCTTGGGTGCTATGGGTTACCGTAAGCGTACCGGGTTTCTGGCGGGCCTGACGGTGGCTCAGATCAGCGAATTCTCTCTGATACTGGGGGCGCTGGGTTTGAGCTTGGGCCATATCAATGCTGAGACTATGGGTCTTATTACTCTAGTGGGGTTGATCACCATCAGTGCCTCCACCTATATGATCTTGTACTCTCACCCGATTTATGAGCGGCTCTCTCCCTGGCTCGGTGTGTTTGAGCGCAAACGGGCGTACAGGGAAGAAGGGCGGGAGATGATTGATGATGAGAACAGGGTTGATGTCATTTTGTTCGGGCTGGGGCGATTCGGATCCGCAATTGCACGGGAACTGCGGCAAAGAGGACACAAAGTGCTTAGTGTAGATTTCGATCCTGATCTGGTACGCAGGCAGGAAGAGGGTGGTTATGCAGTGCGCTACGGCGATGCCGAAGACCCTGAGTTTCTAGCCACTCTGCCGCTGGGGCAAGTGCGTTGGGTATTGAGCAGTTTACGTGAAATGCCCGTTAACCTCTCATTATTGCATGGTCTGCGTGAGCAAGGTTTCAGTGGATGTATCGCTGTGACTGCACATACCTCTCATGATGCTGATCTGTTGAAAGGTTCAGGAGCCGACCAGGTGCTGATCCCTTATGCTGATGCGGCGGCTGAAGTTGCTGATAACCTGTTTGGTACGAGCGACAAGCAGCGTCAGCCCTGA
- a CDS encoding YajD family HNH nuclease, with the protein MTNNKSKLDQIVANAHQNRTQREQGYRERALKLYAWICGRCSREFTRENLQELTVHHRDHNHDHNPEDGSNWELLCVYCHDNEHSRYEDSNGIYSEEDKPETATHKAFEGLAALLKK; encoded by the coding sequence ATGACAAACAATAAAAGTAAGTTAGACCAAATCGTTGCAAACGCACACCAAAACCGCACCCAGCGGGAGCAAGGTTATCGTGAGCGAGCATTAAAACTATACGCCTGGATTTGTGGCCGCTGTTCACGTGAATTTACTCGTGAAAATTTACAGGAATTAACGGTTCATCATCGTGACCACAACCATGATCACAATCCTGAAGATGGCAGCAACTGGGAGCTGCTATGCGTCTACTGCCATGACAATGAACACTCTCGTTACGAAGATTCCAATGGTATCTATTCAGAAGAAGATAAACCTGAAACAGCCACTCATAAAGCCTTTGAAGGATTGGCGGCTTTGTTGAAAAAGTAG
- a CDS encoding EAL domain-containing protein: MKHGELTPFYQLQREAGSGVVSGFEVLLRWNHPKRGIVMSGEFIALTEESGLIVPIGAWVLEQACQQAKEWVDAGQSDLTVAVNLSARQFQQPDLAKQVADILEKTGLPAKYLELEITENLLLQHSDQNSAVLQELHELGICLALDDFGTGYSSLSYLKKFPFDRLKIDQSFVRNLPDSHEDAALIDAIITLGLEIIAEGVENEAQLAFLRNKGCDLIQGYLFSKPLPAEKAALFL, encoded by the coding sequence TTGAAACATGGTGAACTCACCCCTTTTTATCAATTGCAACGTGAAGCAGGCAGCGGGGTTGTCAGCGGTTTCGAGGTGTTGTTGCGCTGGAATCACCCAAAGCGCGGTATTGTTATGTCTGGTGAATTTATTGCACTGACCGAAGAGAGTGGCTTGATTGTACCCATTGGCGCATGGGTATTGGAGCAAGCGTGCCAGCAGGCGAAGGAATGGGTTGATGCAGGTCAGTCTGACCTTACCGTAGCGGTGAATCTTTCAGCGCGACAGTTTCAGCAACCTGATTTGGCAAAACAGGTGGCCGATATACTTGAAAAAACAGGGTTGCCAGCGAAATATCTGGAATTGGAAATTACCGAAAACCTGTTATTGCAGCACTCTGATCAAAATAGTGCAGTGTTGCAAGAGTTGCATGAATTAGGTATTTGTCTGGCGCTGGATGATTTTGGTACTGGCTACTCATCATTAAGTTATCTAAAAAAGTTCCCGTTTGATCGGCTGAAGATTGATCAATCCTTTGTTCGTAATTTGCCTGATAGCCATGAAGATGCAGCGCTTATTGATGCCATTATTACTTTGGGTCTCGAAATTATTGCCGAAGGGGTGGAGAATGAGGCGCAGCTTGCATTTTTACGTAACAAGGGGTGCGATCTGATTCAAGGTTACCTATTTAGTAAACCGCTTCCTGCGGAGAAAGCAGCGCTGTTTTTGTGA
- a CDS encoding methyltransferase has product MKIVCKTLLFSTLLLSGISHGVAEDFDTVQNKLETAMKASVRTEADTKRDHNRKPAETLEFFGLRGDMTVIELIPGGGWYTKLLAPVLADNGQLYVALGTGKIEKNLLNKEGFSKVSVTAQDAKMGKKPGARLYFLEVSELGVKNADIIFTFRNYHNFDLEGRMAMNQAAFSALKPGGIYALVDHTQRHMEADTPENRRRFDPVIAIKEIQKAGFVFEDSSDLHYRADDELQYEVGRKSVTGNTDRWTLKFRKPE; this is encoded by the coding sequence ATGAAAATTGTTTGCAAAACTTTGCTTTTTTCTACCCTGCTACTTTCAGGTATCAGTCATGGTGTCGCAGAAGACTTTGATACCGTTCAGAACAAACTGGAAACGGCAATGAAAGCCTCTGTTCGCACTGAGGCAGATACCAAACGCGACCACAATCGTAAGCCTGCTGAAACTTTGGAATTTTTTGGTCTGCGTGGTGACATGACAGTGATTGAGTTAATCCCTGGCGGTGGCTGGTATACAAAATTACTGGCTCCTGTGCTGGCCGATAACGGTCAGCTTTATGTCGCGCTGGGTACGGGGAAAATTGAAAAAAATCTGTTAAACAAAGAGGGCTTTTCAAAAGTATCTGTAACGGCTCAAGATGCCAAAATGGGGAAAAAACCAGGTGCCCGCTTATACTTTCTGGAAGTATCCGAACTGGGTGTGAAAAATGCGGATATCATTTTTACTTTTCGCAATTATCATAATTTTGATCTTGAAGGTCGAATGGCAATGAATCAGGCTGCTTTTTCAGCACTTAAACCTGGTGGTATTTACGCGCTCGTTGACCACACTCAACGACACATGGAAGCGGACACTCCTGAGAACCGTAGACGATTTGACCCCGTTATAGCCATCAAAGAGATTCAGAAAGCAGGCTTTGTTTTCGAAGATAGCTCAGATCTTCACTATCGTGCAGATGATGAACTCCAGTATGAAGTCGGTCGTAAAAGCGTAACAGGCAATACAGATCGCTGGACTCTAAAATTTAGAAAGCCAGAGTAA
- a CDS encoding tRNA-dihydrouridine synthase, translating to MDNYMRDTLTGIGGYDACVTEFVRVVDKVMPKKVFYRLCPELLTSATTESATPVIIQLLGSDPIVLAENAAYAAELGAPGIDLNFGCPSKIVNRKSGGAALLKEPDRIHQIISAVRAAVPYSIPVSAKIRLGFDHTDAALDIAHAVEDAGASYVVVHARTKVDGYKAPARWEWLGHINRALTIPVVANGDINNIEDYRRCLEISGCKNIMIGRGAVSRPDLARQIRNEQQGQPCEAMSWPDVSQLLMNMAQKMSTTVADKIIFGRIKQWLAMLKREYPEAQNCFDEVRNLSCFSEAKLILESSKEKYYA from the coding sequence GTGGACAATTATATGCGAGACACTCTAACGGGGATTGGTGGCTATGATGCCTGTGTGACCGAATTTGTCCGTGTGGTGGATAAAGTGATGCCCAAAAAGGTGTTTTATCGCTTATGTCCTGAGCTGCTGACCTCTGCGACAACTGAATCGGCAACACCCGTTATCATTCAACTGCTCGGCAGTGACCCCATCGTATTGGCAGAAAATGCGGCCTATGCAGCTGAACTGGGAGCGCCAGGTATTGATCTTAATTTTGGCTGCCCATCGAAAATAGTCAACCGCAAGTCGGGCGGTGCAGCACTGCTGAAAGAGCCTGACCGTATCCATCAAATCATATCGGCTGTAAGAGCTGCTGTGCCCTACTCCATTCCTGTTTCAGCCAAGATTCGACTGGGTTTTGATCACACCGATGCCGCGCTGGATATTGCTCATGCCGTTGAGGATGCAGGAGCCAGTTACGTTGTTGTTCACGCCCGCACCAAAGTGGATGGCTATAAAGCACCGGCTCGTTGGGAGTGGTTAGGCCATATCAATAGGGCACTGACTATTCCAGTGGTTGCTAACGGTGATATTAATAACATCGAAGATTATCGACGTTGCCTTGAAATCAGTGGTTGTAAAAATATCATGATCGGTCGTGGTGCGGTGAGTCGACCCGATCTGGCTCGACAGATTAGGAACGAACAACAAGGTCAGCCATGTGAAGCTATGAGCTGGCCTGATGTTTCACAGCTATTAATGAATATGGCTCAGAAAATGAGCACGACTGTTGCCGATAAAATTATTTTTGGTCGTATAAAGCAGTGGCTGGCGATGTTAAAGCGTGAGTATCCAGAAGCACAAAATTGTTTTGATGAGGTACGGAATTTATCTTGTTTTAGTGAGGCCAAACTAATTTTAGAAAGCTCAAAGGAAAAATATTATGCCTGA
- a CDS encoding TatD family hydrolase: protein MLIDTHCHLDLPIFSSDRQKIIKRCQQLGIKKIIVPGIDAKGWANLLNICHSEPSLFPALGLHPAFLKQHHPSDIQKLEQLIDQVKPVAIGEIGLDYYLKELDQTQQKILFEAQLNIAKNTNLPVLLHVRKAHDTVLAILRRIRVVGGIAHAFNGSLQQAKQYIDLGFMLGFGGALTYQRTTRLRTLARLLPLDAIVLETDAPDMVVSNHHGERNSPEYLIDCFGTLAEIRREERSDIEARTTKNANTIFKFGIKKEKSP, encoded by the coding sequence ATGTTGATTGATACTCACTGCCACCTTGATTTACCCATATTTTCTTCAGATCGACAGAAAATTATCAAACGATGCCAGCAATTAGGTATTAAAAAAATTATTGTGCCAGGCATTGACGCTAAAGGATGGGCTAACCTTTTAAATATTTGTCACTCCGAACCATCTCTTTTTCCTGCTTTGGGTTTACACCCTGCTTTTTTAAAGCAACATCACCCCTCAGACATTCAAAAACTTGAACAACTTATAGATCAAGTAAAACCTGTTGCCATTGGTGAAATTGGCCTTGATTACTATTTAAAAGAACTCGATCAAACTCAACAAAAAATATTATTTGAAGCTCAATTAAATATTGCAAAGAACACAAACCTTCCTGTACTGCTTCATGTACGAAAAGCACATGATACTGTACTTGCAATACTACGTCGTATTCGAGTTGTTGGCGGTATAGCACACGCATTTAACGGCAGTTTACAGCAAGCAAAACAGTATATTGACCTTGGTTTTATGCTTGGTTTTGGAGGGGCATTAACTTATCAACGAACCACACGTTTACGAACTCTTGCTCGACTACTGCCTTTGGATGCAATTGTTTTAGAAACTGATGCGCCGGATATGGTGGTCAGCAACCATCATGGCGAACGAAACAGCCCTGAATATCTGATTGACTGCTTTGGTACGCTGGCAGAGATTCGCCGAGAAGAAAGAAGTGATATTGAAGCTCGAACTACAAAAAATGCAAATACCATATTTAAATTTGGTATTAAAAAAGAAAAAAGCCCTTGA